One Solanum lycopersicum chromosome 2, SLM_r2.1 genomic region harbors:
- the LOC101255162 gene encoding uncharacterized protein isoform X2, whose amino-acid sequence MLSENMQGSSALSCSSNSISAPVGLCCSQRLTLPFRNQRIGFLENPSSLKIFHFHRNTTLPLLNCTATEEIVEASETEGLFVETGYIYSVHGLQGRRWLRQQVTGRDMIQEIELVEGRGHPGQKSWILKFHEINTIEQAQKLVGSALLVKNEDRPILEEGEFYTPDLVGMKVFLKETRELVGTVINVFNSGASDLLHVELLPNQNARPQLEGSASGPLVWVPFVEAIVPNIDLSKREMLITPPKGLLELNIRADERSKKERRQLEWKERKKSQKRLIAAKKILHEMEQDHIFHGFRYGEKNQRSFLANQIVDVNSILLQHALQNKKIPYKRWSFPDFVNALQVNNTLKLSKEFFSKENVEHSSIVSKVQEQGHCLISSGKVAIVLALTETKLLGTSFIPEPAKPHEEIAYLHVKGLLNDSHRLLKMEDRPSVPLIVVCPAESIEYLKQLFMDHDYFSFDSEKVWFLEEEKLPVVSASQEEENKHKILMKSPWEILQRPAGSAGIVTVLSSQNLLEHLHVMGVEYIQVCSGNQEFINGEMLLGFTKSREANAGIQVFRDVGYLEEHFNIVFSIDFARKLTKKIDKLQFEAILKPNQYVQMVEKEWVDVIPSSPSSYEFHSSIYSCLNSCPPSKVCLVDITA is encoded by the exons aTGTTATCAGAAAACATGCAAGGCTCCTCTGCTCTTTCCTGTTCTTCAAATTCTATCTCTGCTCCAGTTGGTCTTTGTTGTTCTCAAAGATTAACACTTCCTTTTCGAAATCAAAGAATTGGGTTTCTGGAAAATCCATCAAGCTTGAAGATTTTCCATTTTCACCGAAACACTACCCTCCCTTTGCTGAACTGCACTG CTACGGAAGAGATCGTGGAGGCTAGTGAAACAGAGGGATTATTTGTTGAAACTGGGTACATATATAGTGTTCATGGGCTTCAAG GAAGGCGATGGTTGAGGCAGCAAGTTACAGGGAGAGATATGATTCAAGAAATCGAACTAGTGGAGGGAAGAGGTCATCCAGGACAGAAGAGTTGGATACTTAAATTCCACGAGATTAACACAATTGAGCAG GCCCAAAAACTTGTGGGGTCGGCCTTACTGGTGAAGAATGAAGATAGACCAATCCTGGAGGAAGGTGAATTTTACACCCCTGACCTTGTTGGGATGAAAGTATTTCTAAAG GAAACTAGAGAACTGGTAGGAACTGTTATTAATGTTTTCAACAGTGGAGCTAGTGATCTCCTACATGTTGAGCTTCTACCGAATCAAAATGCAAGACCACAGTTGGAAGGAAGTGCATCTGGTCCTCTTGTATGGGTCCCTTTCGTTGAAGCAATTGTTCCAAATATTGATTTGAGTAAAAGGGAAATGCTGATTACACCTCCAAAGGGTCTTTTAGAATTGAACATCCGTGCAGATGAGAGGTCCAAGAAAGAGAGGCGACAGCTT GAatggaaagagagaaaaaagtcTCAGAAACGCCTCATAGCAGCCAAGAAAATATTGCATGAAATGGAACAAGATCATATATTTCATGGTTTCAGATATGGAGAGAAAAACCAAAGGAGCTTCCTTGCAAATCAGATAGTTGATGTAAATTCCATCTTGCTTCAGCATGCCTTGCAGAATAAAAAGATTCCATATAAGAG ATGGAGCTTTCCAGACTTTGTTAATGCTTTACAAGTAAACAATACATTAAAACTATCCAAAGAATTCTTCTCTAAAGAAAATGTTGAACACTCAAGCATTGTTTCTAAAGTTCAAGAGCAGGGTCATTGCCTCATATCTTCTGGCAAGGTTGCGATTGTTTTAGCTTTGACAGAAACTAAGCTTCTTGGAACGTCTTTTATTCCTGAACCTGCTAAGCCTCATGAGGAGATTGCTTATCTGCACGTCAAGGGATTGCTAAATGACAGCCACAGATTGCTCAAG ATGGAGGACCGGCCCTCTGTACCTCTTATAGTTGTGTGTCCTGCTGAATCTATTGAATATCTCAAACAATTGTTCATGGATCATGACTACTTCTCTTTCGACTCTGAGAAG GTTTGGTTCTTGGAAGAAGAGAAGCTCCCTGTTGTCAGTGCTTCACaggaagaagaaaacaaacataaaattttaatgaaatcaCCATGGGAGATACTCCAAAGACCAGCTGGATCTGCAGGAATTGTTACTGTGCTTTCATCACAGAACCTACTAGAGCATTTACATGTGATGGGTGTGGAGTATATTCAG GTATGTTCTGGCAATCAAGAATTCATTAATGGGGAGATGCTACTTGGTTTTACCAAGTCTCGTGAAGCCAATGCGGGGATCCAAGTCTTCAGGGATGTTGGCTACTTGGAAGAACACTTCAACATagtattttccattgattttgCAAGGAAATTGACTAAGAAGATAGACAAACTTCAATTTGAAGCCATTTTAAAGCCAAATCAGTATGTGCAGATGGTAGAAAAAGAATGGGTTGATGTCATCCCCTCCTCACCCAGCTCGTATGAGTTCCATTCATCGATATATAGCTGCTTGAACTCTTGTCCTCCTAGTAAGGTTTGTCTGGTAGACATTACTGCATGA
- the LOC101255162 gene encoding uncharacterized protein isoform X1, with the protein MLSENMQGSSALSCSSNSISAPVGLCCSQRLTLPFRNQRIGFLENPSSLKIFHFHRNTTLPLLNCTATEEIVEASETEGLFVETGYIYSVHGLQGEVRVKATTDFPELRFSQPGRRWLRQQVTGRDMIQEIELVEGRGHPGQKSWILKFHEINTIEQAQKLVGSALLVKNEDRPILEEGEFYTPDLVGMKVFLKETRELVGTVINVFNSGASDLLHVELLPNQNARPQLEGSASGPLVWVPFVEAIVPNIDLSKREMLITPPKGLLELNIRADERSKKERRQLEWKERKKSQKRLIAAKKILHEMEQDHIFHGFRYGEKNQRSFLANQIVDVNSILLQHALQNKKIPYKRWSFPDFVNALQVNNTLKLSKEFFSKENVEHSSIVSKVQEQGHCLISSGKVAIVLALTETKLLGTSFIPEPAKPHEEIAYLHVKGLLNDSHRLLKMEDRPSVPLIVVCPAESIEYLKQLFMDHDYFSFDSEKVWFLEEEKLPVVSASQEEENKHKILMKSPWEILQRPAGSAGIVTVLSSQNLLEHLHVMGVEYIQVCSGNQEFINGEMLLGFTKSREANAGIQVFRDVGYLEEHFNIVFSIDFARKLTKKIDKLQFEAILKPNQYVQMVEKEWVDVIPSSPSSYEFHSSIYSCLNSCPPSKVCLVDITA; encoded by the exons aTGTTATCAGAAAACATGCAAGGCTCCTCTGCTCTTTCCTGTTCTTCAAATTCTATCTCTGCTCCAGTTGGTCTTTGTTGTTCTCAAAGATTAACACTTCCTTTTCGAAATCAAAGAATTGGGTTTCTGGAAAATCCATCAAGCTTGAAGATTTTCCATTTTCACCGAAACACTACCCTCCCTTTGCTGAACTGCACTG CTACGGAAGAGATCGTGGAGGCTAGTGAAACAGAGGGATTATTTGTTGAAACTGGGTACATATATAGTGTTCATGGGCTTCAAGGTGAGGTTCGAGTAAAAGCGACAACTGATTTCCCTGAATTGCGATTTTCCCAG CCAGGAAGGCGATGGTTGAGGCAGCAAGTTACAGGGAGAGATATGATTCAAGAAATCGAACTAGTGGAGGGAAGAGGTCATCCAGGACAGAAGAGTTGGATACTTAAATTCCACGAGATTAACACAATTGAGCAG GCCCAAAAACTTGTGGGGTCGGCCTTACTGGTGAAGAATGAAGATAGACCAATCCTGGAGGAAGGTGAATTTTACACCCCTGACCTTGTTGGGATGAAAGTATTTCTAAAG GAAACTAGAGAACTGGTAGGAACTGTTATTAATGTTTTCAACAGTGGAGCTAGTGATCTCCTACATGTTGAGCTTCTACCGAATCAAAATGCAAGACCACAGTTGGAAGGAAGTGCATCTGGTCCTCTTGTATGGGTCCCTTTCGTTGAAGCAATTGTTCCAAATATTGATTTGAGTAAAAGGGAAATGCTGATTACACCTCCAAAGGGTCTTTTAGAATTGAACATCCGTGCAGATGAGAGGTCCAAGAAAGAGAGGCGACAGCTT GAatggaaagagagaaaaaagtcTCAGAAACGCCTCATAGCAGCCAAGAAAATATTGCATGAAATGGAACAAGATCATATATTTCATGGTTTCAGATATGGAGAGAAAAACCAAAGGAGCTTCCTTGCAAATCAGATAGTTGATGTAAATTCCATCTTGCTTCAGCATGCCTTGCAGAATAAAAAGATTCCATATAAGAG ATGGAGCTTTCCAGACTTTGTTAATGCTTTACAAGTAAACAATACATTAAAACTATCCAAAGAATTCTTCTCTAAAGAAAATGTTGAACACTCAAGCATTGTTTCTAAAGTTCAAGAGCAGGGTCATTGCCTCATATCTTCTGGCAAGGTTGCGATTGTTTTAGCTTTGACAGAAACTAAGCTTCTTGGAACGTCTTTTATTCCTGAACCTGCTAAGCCTCATGAGGAGATTGCTTATCTGCACGTCAAGGGATTGCTAAATGACAGCCACAGATTGCTCAAG ATGGAGGACCGGCCCTCTGTACCTCTTATAGTTGTGTGTCCTGCTGAATCTATTGAATATCTCAAACAATTGTTCATGGATCATGACTACTTCTCTTTCGACTCTGAGAAG GTTTGGTTCTTGGAAGAAGAGAAGCTCCCTGTTGTCAGTGCTTCACaggaagaagaaaacaaacataaaattttaatgaaatcaCCATGGGAGATACTCCAAAGACCAGCTGGATCTGCAGGAATTGTTACTGTGCTTTCATCACAGAACCTACTAGAGCATTTACATGTGATGGGTGTGGAGTATATTCAG GTATGTTCTGGCAATCAAGAATTCATTAATGGGGAGATGCTACTTGGTTTTACCAAGTCTCGTGAAGCCAATGCGGGGATCCAAGTCTTCAGGGATGTTGGCTACTTGGAAGAACACTTCAACATagtattttccattgattttgCAAGGAAATTGACTAAGAAGATAGACAAACTTCAATTTGAAGCCATTTTAAAGCCAAATCAGTATGTGCAGATGGTAGAAAAAGAATGGGTTGATGTCATCCCCTCCTCACCCAGCTCGTATGAGTTCCATTCATCGATATATAGCTGCTTGAACTCTTGTCCTCCTAGTAAGGTTTGTCTGGTAGACATTACTGCATGA
- the LOC101255162 gene encoding uncharacterized protein isoform X3: MIQEIELVEGRGHPGQKSWILKFHEINTIEQAQKLVGSALLVKNEDRPILEEGEFYTPDLVGMKVFLKETRELVGTVINVFNSGASDLLHVELLPNQNARPQLEGSASGPLVWVPFVEAIVPNIDLSKREMLITPPKGLLELNIRADERSKKERRQLEWKERKKSQKRLIAAKKILHEMEQDHIFHGFRYGEKNQRSFLANQIVDVNSILLQHALQNKKIPYKRWSFPDFVNALQVNNTLKLSKEFFSKENVEHSSIVSKVQEQGHCLISSGKVAIVLALTETKLLGTSFIPEPAKPHEEIAYLHVKGLLNDSHRLLKMEDRPSVPLIVVCPAESIEYLKQLFMDHDYFSFDSEKVWFLEEEKLPVVSASQEEENKHKILMKSPWEILQRPAGSAGIVTVLSSQNLLEHLHVMGVEYIQVCSGNQEFINGEMLLGFTKSREANAGIQVFRDVGYLEEHFNIVFSIDFARKLTKKIDKLQFEAILKPNQYVQMVEKEWVDVIPSSPSSYEFHSSIYSCLNSCPPSKVCLVDITA, translated from the exons ATGATTCAAGAAATCGAACTAGTGGAGGGAAGAGGTCATCCAGGACAGAAGAGTTGGATACTTAAATTCCACGAGATTAACACAATTGAGCAG GCCCAAAAACTTGTGGGGTCGGCCTTACTGGTGAAGAATGAAGATAGACCAATCCTGGAGGAAGGTGAATTTTACACCCCTGACCTTGTTGGGATGAAAGTATTTCTAAAG GAAACTAGAGAACTGGTAGGAACTGTTATTAATGTTTTCAACAGTGGAGCTAGTGATCTCCTACATGTTGAGCTTCTACCGAATCAAAATGCAAGACCACAGTTGGAAGGAAGTGCATCTGGTCCTCTTGTATGGGTCCCTTTCGTTGAAGCAATTGTTCCAAATATTGATTTGAGTAAAAGGGAAATGCTGATTACACCTCCAAAGGGTCTTTTAGAATTGAACATCCGTGCAGATGAGAGGTCCAAGAAAGAGAGGCGACAGCTT GAatggaaagagagaaaaaagtcTCAGAAACGCCTCATAGCAGCCAAGAAAATATTGCATGAAATGGAACAAGATCATATATTTCATGGTTTCAGATATGGAGAGAAAAACCAAAGGAGCTTCCTTGCAAATCAGATAGTTGATGTAAATTCCATCTTGCTTCAGCATGCCTTGCAGAATAAAAAGATTCCATATAAGAG ATGGAGCTTTCCAGACTTTGTTAATGCTTTACAAGTAAACAATACATTAAAACTATCCAAAGAATTCTTCTCTAAAGAAAATGTTGAACACTCAAGCATTGTTTCTAAAGTTCAAGAGCAGGGTCATTGCCTCATATCTTCTGGCAAGGTTGCGATTGTTTTAGCTTTGACAGAAACTAAGCTTCTTGGAACGTCTTTTATTCCTGAACCTGCTAAGCCTCATGAGGAGATTGCTTATCTGCACGTCAAGGGATTGCTAAATGACAGCCACAGATTGCTCAAG ATGGAGGACCGGCCCTCTGTACCTCTTATAGTTGTGTGTCCTGCTGAATCTATTGAATATCTCAAACAATTGTTCATGGATCATGACTACTTCTCTTTCGACTCTGAGAAG GTTTGGTTCTTGGAAGAAGAGAAGCTCCCTGTTGTCAGTGCTTCACaggaagaagaaaacaaacataaaattttaatgaaatcaCCATGGGAGATACTCCAAAGACCAGCTGGATCTGCAGGAATTGTTACTGTGCTTTCATCACAGAACCTACTAGAGCATTTACATGTGATGGGTGTGGAGTATATTCAG GTATGTTCTGGCAATCAAGAATTCATTAATGGGGAGATGCTACTTGGTTTTACCAAGTCTCGTGAAGCCAATGCGGGGATCCAAGTCTTCAGGGATGTTGGCTACTTGGAAGAACACTTCAACATagtattttccattgattttgCAAGGAAATTGACTAAGAAGATAGACAAACTTCAATTTGAAGCCATTTTAAAGCCAAATCAGTATGTGCAGATGGTAGAAAAAGAATGGGTTGATGTCATCCCCTCCTCACCCAGCTCGTATGAGTTCCATTCATCGATATATAGCTGCTTGAACTCTTGTCCTCCTAGTAAGGTTTGTCTGGTAGACATTACTGCATGA